The following are from one region of the Melaminivora suipulveris genome:
- a CDS encoding PTS sugar transporter subunit IIA, with protein sequence MNTRLLIIAHEPLAHALRECALHVFPDCAADVQALDVPPDEAPEATLIAARALRAEQGGAPLLVLTDLVGATPSNVAQRLVDGVHSRLVAGVNLPMLLRAVSYRAEPLDALAARALAGGAQGVVPVAAPAAAQA encoded by the coding sequence ATGAACACGCGCCTACTCATCATTGCCCACGAGCCGCTCGCCCATGCCCTGCGCGAATGCGCGCTGCACGTATTTCCCGACTGCGCCGCCGATGTGCAGGCTCTGGACGTGCCGCCCGACGAGGCGCCCGAGGCGACGCTGATCGCCGCGCGCGCGCTGCGCGCCGAGCAGGGCGGCGCGCCGCTCCTGGTGCTGACCGACCTGGTCGGCGCCACGCCTTCCAACGTCGCGCAGCGCCTGGTCGACGGCGTGCACTCGCGCCTGGTCGCGGGCGTGAACCTGCCCATGCTGCTGCGCGCCGTGAGCTACCGCGCCGAGCCGCTGGACGCCCTGGCCGCGCGCGCCCTGGCGGGCGGCGCCCAGGGCGTGGTGCCGGTGGCCGCGCCCGCTGCCGCGCAGGCCTGA
- a CDS encoding TlpA disulfide reductase family protein, translating to MNKKWLIAGVLAVCAAVGTAVVLNSNVREAPQSTFVLLDGSQQTTQDLRGKVMLVNFWATSCTTCVAEMPDIVRTYEKYRAQGFETLAVAMSYDPPSYVVNFTESRKLPFKVAIDNTGAVARAWGDIKLTPTTFLVNKRGEIVKSYVGAPDFAELHQLIERLLAQT from the coding sequence ATGAACAAGAAGTGGCTGATCGCAGGCGTGCTGGCCGTATGCGCCGCCGTGGGCACTGCCGTGGTGCTCAACTCCAACGTGCGCGAGGCGCCGCAATCGACCTTCGTGCTGCTGGACGGCAGCCAGCAAACCACGCAGGACCTGCGCGGCAAGGTCATGCTGGTCAATTTCTGGGCCACCAGCTGCACCACCTGCGTGGCGGAGATGCCCGACATCGTGCGCACTTACGAGAAATACCGGGCGCAGGGTTTCGAGACGCTGGCGGTGGCCATGAGCTACGACCCGCCCAGCTACGTCGTGAACTTCACCGAGTCGCGCAAGCTGCCCTTCAAGGTCGCCATCGACAACACCGGCGCCGTGGCCCGCGCCTGGGGCGACATCAAGCTCACGCCCACCACCTTCCTCGTCAACAAGCGCGGCGAGATCGTGAAGAGCTACGTCGGCGCGCCGGATTTTGCCGAACTGCACCAGCTTATCGAGCGGCTGCTGGCGCAGACCTGA
- a CDS encoding c-type cytochrome produces the protein MNFKTFALALAATAATTLALPAAAQFAKPEDAIKYRQSSLFVMGQHFGRIGAMANGKVPFDAKAAQADAEVIAALSSLPWTGFGPGTDKAAPTKARPEVWTDQAKFQDHAQKFQAEAPKLLAAAQSGNLDQLKAAFGSAANSCKACHDNFRAR, from the coding sequence ATGAACTTCAAGACCTTCGCCCTTGCCCTGGCCGCCACTGCCGCCACCACCCTGGCGCTGCCCGCCGCCGCCCAGTTCGCCAAGCCCGAAGACGCCATCAAATACCGCCAGAGCAGCCTGTTCGTGATGGGCCAGCACTTCGGCCGCATCGGCGCCATGGCCAACGGCAAGGTGCCCTTCGACGCCAAGGCCGCGCAGGCCGATGCGGAGGTGATCGCCGCCCTGTCGTCGCTGCCCTGGACCGGCTTCGGCCCCGGCACCGACAAGGCCGCGCCGACCAAGGCGCGCCCCGAGGTCTGGACCGACCAGGCCAAGTTCCAGGACCACGCGCAGAAGTTCCAGGCCGAGGCGCCCAAGCTGCTGGCCGCCGCGCAAAGCGGCAACCTGGACCAGTTGAAAGCCGCCTTCGGCTCGGCCGCCAACAGCTGCAAGGCCTGCCACGACAACTTCCGCGCCCGCTGA
- a CDS encoding cytochrome b/b6 domain-containing protein translates to MTQHHVIRIWDLPTRLFHWTLAAATIALVATAKLGGNAMLWHERLGYLMLALLVFRLAWGLVGGRWSRFASFLYSPARLLRYVRGGGQPHVDDVGHSPLGALSVFALLIVLVLQVASGLASDDEIAFTGPLARFLSGEWVGRATWYHADVGQYLIYGLVGLHLLAIAFYALVRRRRILRPMITGDKVLAEPVPASRDDGRMRALALVLVALAALLAWWVSRLDAGGGF, encoded by the coding sequence ATGACCCAACATCACGTCATCCGCATCTGGGATCTGCCGACCCGACTGTTCCACTGGACGCTGGCCGCCGCCACCATCGCCCTGGTGGCGACCGCCAAGCTGGGCGGCAACGCCATGCTGTGGCACGAGCGCCTGGGCTACCTGATGCTGGCGCTGCTGGTGTTCCGCCTGGCCTGGGGGCTGGTGGGCGGGCGCTGGTCGCGCTTTGCCAGCTTCCTGTATTCGCCGGCGCGGCTGCTGCGCTACGTGCGCGGTGGAGGCCAGCCGCATGTGGACGACGTGGGCCATTCGCCGCTGGGGGCGCTGTCGGTGTTCGCGCTGCTGATCGTGCTGGTGCTGCAGGTCGCCAGCGGCCTGGCCAGCGACGACGAGATCGCATTCACCGGGCCGCTGGCGCGCTTTTTGTCCGGCGAATGGGTGGGGCGCGCGACCTGGTACCACGCCGACGTGGGCCAATACCTGATCTACGGCCTGGTGGGGCTGCACCTGCTGGCCATCGCCTTTTACGCACTGGTGCGGCGCCGCCGCATCCTGCGGCCCATGATCACTGGCGACAAGGTGCTGGCCGAGCCCGTGCCGGCGTCGCGCGACGACGGGCGGATGCGCGCGCTGGCGCTGGTGCTGGTGGCGCTGGCGGCGCTGCTGGCCTGGTGGGTGTCGCGGCTGGATGCCGGGGGCGGGTTTTAG
- a CDS encoding GNAT family N-acetyltransferase produces MTSAAQDSSPPLEEKPPSVALLYPCETHEMAPVRELFQEYADSLDVDLAFQDFAHELAELPGEYAPPRGCILLALVDGALAGCCALRPLDNADYANASEMKRLYVRKAFRGFGLGRQLAEATLDAARRAGYASVLLDTLDGMEAARALYAELGFEEIPPYYYNPIAGAHYLKADIV; encoded by the coding sequence ATGACATCTGCCGCACAGGATTCCTCACCGCCTCTCGAAGAAAAGCCGCCATCGGTCGCCCTGCTCTACCCTTGCGAGACGCACGAAATGGCGCCGGTGCGCGAGCTGTTCCAGGAATACGCCGACAGCCTGGACGTGGACCTGGCATTCCAGGACTTCGCCCATGAGCTGGCCGAGCTGCCTGGCGAATATGCGCCGCCGCGCGGCTGCATTCTGCTGGCCCTGGTCGACGGCGCGCTGGCCGGCTGCTGCGCGCTGCGCCCGCTGGATAACGCCGACTACGCCAACGCCAGCGAGATGAAGCGCCTGTACGTGCGCAAGGCGTTTCGTGGCTTCGGCCTGGGGCGCCAGTTGGCTGAAGCGACGCTGGACGCTGCGCGCCGCGCCGGTTATGCCAGCGTGCTGCTGGACACGCTGGACGGCATGGAAGCCGCGCGCGCGCTGTACGCCGAGCTGGGCTTCGAGGAGATCCCGCCGTACTACTACAACCCGATCGCCGGCGCGCACTATCTGAAGGCCGACATCGTCTGA
- a CDS encoding peroxiredoxin, with the protein MIKIGDSLPAVTLMEYQHAGEGACTTSGPQPVDVQKAAAGKTIALFAVPGAYTPTCSAQHVPGYVENADALKAAGVDEIWCVSVNDAFVMGAWGKDQQTGGKVRMLADGDAAFARATGLTLDLNGKGLGLRSNRYSMLIKDGKVAQLNVEGPGKFEVSDAKTLLGQAKG; encoded by the coding sequence ATGATCAAGATCGGTGATTCCCTGCCCGCCGTCACACTGATGGAATACCAGCACGCGGGCGAAGGCGCCTGCACCACCAGCGGCCCGCAGCCGGTGGACGTGCAAAAGGCCGCGGCCGGCAAGACCATTGCCCTGTTTGCCGTGCCCGGCGCGTATACGCCGACCTGCTCGGCGCAGCACGTGCCCGGCTATGTGGAGAACGCCGATGCGCTCAAGGCCGCCGGCGTCGACGAGATCTGGTGCGTTTCGGTCAACGACGCTTTCGTCATGGGCGCCTGGGGCAAGGACCAGCAGACCGGCGGCAAGGTGCGCATGTTGGCCGATGGCGACGCAGCGTTCGCCCGCGCCACCGGCCTGACGCTGGACCTGAACGGCAAGGGCCTGGGCCTGCGCAGCAACCGTTACTCGATGCTGATCAAGGACGGCAAGGTGGCGCAGCTCAACGTCGAAGGGCCGGGCAAGTTCGAGGTCAGCGACGCCAAGACGCTGCTGGGGCAGGCCAAGGGCTGA
- the rpsQ gene encoding 30S ribosomal protein S17 codes for MTEAKTSLKRTLVGKVVSDKRMKTITVMVERRVKHPIYDKIVIKSSKYHAHDENGEYKMGDTVEITESRPLSKTKNWVATRLVQKAGLV; via the coding sequence ATGACGGAAGCCAAAACATCCCTCAAGCGCACCCTGGTCGGCAAGGTGGTGAGCGACAAGCGCATGAAGACCATCACCGTGATGGTCGAGCGCCGCGTCAAGCACCCCATCTACGACAAGATCGTGATCAAGTCGAGCAAGTACCACGCGCACGACGAAAACGGCGAGTACAAGATGGGTGACACCGTGGAAATCACGGAAAGCCGCCCGCTGTCCAAGACCAAGAACTGGGTCGCCACGCGCCTGGTGCAAAAGGCCGGCCTGGTCTAA
- the rpmC gene encoding 50S ribosomal protein L29, whose product MTKAAELRTKDEAGLKDEIKSLQKAHFGLRMQKATQQLGNTNMLRSTRRDIARAKTILAEKQAAKA is encoded by the coding sequence ATGACGAAAGCTGCTGAACTGCGCACCAAGGACGAAGCCGGCCTGAAGGACGAAATCAAGTCGCTGCAAAAGGCCCACTTCGGCCTGCGCATGCAAAAGGCCACGCAACAACTGGGCAATACCAACATGCTGCGCAGCACGCGCCGCGACATCGCCCGCGCCAAGACCATTCTTGCTGAGAAGCAAGCCGCCAAGGCCTAA
- the rplP gene encoding 50S ribosomal protein L16 gives MLQPARRKFRKEQKGRNTGIATRGNSVAFGDFGLKCTDRGRLTARQIEAARRAISRHVKRGGRIWIRVFPDKPISTKPAEVRMGNGKGNPEYYVAEIQPGKVVFEIVGVPEELAREAFRLAAAKLPLRTTFVARQIGA, from the coding sequence ATGCTGCAACCCGCACGCCGCAAGTTCCGCAAGGAACAAAAAGGCCGCAACACCGGCATTGCCACGCGTGGCAATTCGGTGGCCTTCGGTGATTTCGGCCTCAAGTGCACGGATCGCGGCCGCCTGACGGCCCGCCAGATCGAAGCCGCACGCCGTGCGATTTCCCGCCACGTCAAGCGCGGCGGCCGCATCTGGATCCGCGTGTTCCCGGACAAGCCCATCTCCACCAAGCCCGCAGAAGTGCGTATGGGCAACGGCAAGGGCAACCCCGAGTACTACGTGGCCGAGATCCAGCCCGGCAAGGTCGTGTTCGAGATCGTGGGTGTGCCCGAGGAGCTGGCGCGCGAGGCGTTCCGCCTGGCCGCTGCCAAGCTGCCCCTGCGCACCACGTTCGTGGCCCGTCAGATTGGCGCTTGA
- the rpsC gene encoding 30S ribosomal protein S3, with translation MGQKIHPTGFRLSVSRNWSSRWYASNRDFAGMLAEDIKVREFLKAKLKNAAVSRIMIERPAKNARITIYSARPGVVIGKKGEDIENLKRELATRLGVPVAVNIEEVRKPEIDAKLIADSITQQLEKRIMFRRAMKRAMQNAMRLGAQGIKIMSAGRLNGIEIARTEWYREGRVPLHTLRADIDYGTSEAKTTYGVIGVKVWVYKGDTLGRGDLPVETPRPDDERRPRGPRRDGRRDDRRDGDRRGGGGRRPMGTNTAPADGSDKPQGAGADSVKRVAKAAPAVQAADGKGE, from the coding sequence ATGGGACAGAAAATCCATCCTACCGGCTTCCGCCTGTCGGTCAGCCGCAACTGGTCCAGCCGCTGGTACGCGAGCAACCGAGATTTTGCCGGCATGCTGGCCGAAGACATCAAGGTGCGCGAGTTCCTGAAGGCCAAGCTCAAGAATGCCGCGGTCTCGCGCATCATGATCGAGCGCCCCGCCAAGAATGCCCGCATCACCATCTACTCGGCGCGTCCGGGCGTGGTGATCGGCAAGAAGGGCGAGGACATCGAGAACCTGAAGCGCGAACTGGCGACCCGCCTGGGCGTGCCGGTGGCAGTCAACATCGAGGAAGTGCGCAAGCCCGAAATCGATGCCAAGCTGATCGCCGACTCGATCACCCAGCAGCTCGAGAAGCGCATCATGTTCCGCCGGGCCATGAAGCGCGCCATGCAGAACGCGATGCGCCTGGGCGCCCAGGGCATCAAGATCATGTCCGCTGGCCGCCTGAACGGCATCGAAATCGCCCGCACCGAGTGGTACCGCGAAGGTCGCGTGCCGCTGCACACGCTGCGCGCCGACATCGACTACGGCACCTCGGAAGCCAAGACGACCTACGGCGTCATCGGCGTCAAGGTCTGGGTCTACAAGGGCGACACGCTGGGCCGTGGCGATCTGCCGGTCGAGACTCCGCGTCCCGACGACGAGCGCCGCCCGCGCGGCCCGCGCCGCGACGGCCGCCGTGACGACCGCCGCGATGGCGATCGCCGTGGTGGCGGTGGCCGCCGCCCGATGGGTACCAACACCGCACCTGCCGACGGCAGCGACAAGCCGCAGGGCGCAGGTGCAGATTCCGTTAAGCGCGTAGCCAAGGCCGCGCCCGCTGTGCAAGCTGCGGACGGTAAAGGAGAATAA
- the rplV gene encoding 50S ribosomal protein L22 has product MSETRAVLRGVRLSVDKGRLVADLIRGKKVDQALDILTFTQKKAAGIVKKVLESAIANAEHNDGADIDELKVKTIFVEQGTTLKRFTARAKGRGNRISKPTCHIYVTVGN; this is encoded by the coding sequence ATGTCTGAAACACGTGCAGTCCTGCGTGGCGTGCGCCTGTCGGTGGACAAGGGCCGTCTGGTGGCTGATCTGATCCGCGGCAAGAAGGTGGACCAGGCCCTGGACATCCTGACGTTCACGCAGAAAAAAGCCGCCGGCATTGTCAAGAAAGTGCTGGAGTCGGCGATTGCCAACGCCGAGCACAACGACGGCGCCGACATCGACGAGCTGAAGGTCAAGACCATCTTCGTCGAGCAGGGCACGACGCTCAAGCGCTTCACCGCGCGCGCCAAGGGCCGCGGCAACCGCATCAGCAAGCCCACCTGCCACATCTACGTCACCGTCGGCAACTGA
- the rpsS gene encoding 30S ribosomal protein S19 codes for MTRSLKKGPFVDHHLLAKVEKAVATKDKKPVKTWSRRSMVLPEFIGLTIAVHNGKQHVPVYVTDQMVGHKLGEFALTRTFKGHPADKKAKK; via the coding sequence ATGACGCGTTCTCTGAAAAAGGGTCCGTTTGTGGACCACCACCTGCTGGCCAAGGTCGAAAAAGCCGTCGCCACCAAGGACAAGAAGCCTGTCAAGACCTGGTCGCGCCGCTCCATGGTGCTGCCCGAGTTCATCGGCCTGACGATTGCCGTGCACAACGGCAAGCAGCACGTGCCGGTCTACGTCACGGACCAGATGGTGGGCCACAAGCTGGGCGAATTTGCGCTCACGCGCACCTTCAAGGGCCACCCCGCCGACAAGAAGGCCAAGAAATAA
- the rplB gene encoding 50S ribosomal protein L2 produces the protein MAVIKLKPTTPGQRGTVKISRDHLHKGAPHAPLLEPKFQSAGRNNNGHITIRHRGGGHKHHYRVVDFRRNKDGIPARVERIEYDPNRSAHIALVCYADGERRYIIAPRNLEVGATIVSGSEAPIRVGNTLPIRNIPVGSTIHCIELKAGAGAQMVRSAGGSATLLAREGVYAQVRLRSGEVRRVHIECRATIGEVANEEHSLRQLGKAGVKRHMGIRPTVRGIVMNPVDHPMGGGEGRSKSGRHPVDPWGNLTKGYRTRHNKRTQGMIVSRRKK, from the coding sequence ATGGCTGTCATCAAACTCAAACCGACGACCCCGGGCCAGCGCGGCACGGTGAAGATCTCGCGCGACCACCTGCACAAGGGTGCGCCGCACGCGCCGCTGCTGGAGCCCAAGTTTCAGAGCGCCGGCCGCAACAACAACGGTCACATCACCATCCGCCACCGTGGCGGCGGGCACAAGCACCACTACCGCGTGGTGGATTTCCGCCGCAACAAGGATGGCATTCCGGCCCGCGTCGAGCGCATCGAGTACGACCCGAACCGCTCGGCCCACATCGCCCTGGTGTGCTACGCCGACGGCGAGCGCCGCTACATCATCGCGCCGCGCAACCTGGAAGTGGGCGCGACCATCGTGAGCGGCTCCGAAGCTCCCATCCGCGTGGGCAACACCCTGCCGATCCGCAACATCCCGGTGGGCTCGACGATTCACTGCATCGAACTGAAAGCCGGTGCCGGCGCGCAGATGGTGCGCTCCGCAGGTGGTTCGGCGACGCTCCTGGCCCGCGAAGGCGTGTACGCCCAGGTGCGCCTGCGCTCGGGTGAAGTGCGCCGCGTGCACATCGAGTGCCGCGCCACGATTGGCGAAGTCGCCAACGAAGAGCACAGCCTGCGCCAGCTCGGCAAGGCCGGTGTCAAGCGCCACATGGGCATTCGCCCGACGGTGCGCGGCATCGTCATGAACCCGGTCGACCACCCGATGGGTGGTGGTGAAGGCCGCTCCAAGAGCGGACGCCACCCTGTGGACCCATGGGGCAACCTGACCAAGGGCTATCGCACCCGTCACAACAAGCGCACGCAGGGCATGATCGTCTCGCGTCGCAAGAAGTAA
- the rplW gene encoding 50S ribosomal protein L23: MSRVNPTPAERKFDEGRLMQVLVAPIVSEKATMVAEKANAVTFKVLQNATKPEIKAAVELLFKVEVKGVSVLNTKGKEKRFGKFMGRRDNVRKAYVLLKEGQELNLSGEAA; this comes from the coding sequence ATGAGCCGCGTCAACCCCACTCCCGCCGAACGCAAGTTCGACGAAGGCCGCCTGATGCAGGTGCTGGTCGCTCCCATCGTGTCCGAGAAGGCCACCATGGTTGCCGAGAAGGCCAACGCCGTGACGTTCAAGGTCCTGCAAAACGCCACCAAGCCCGAGATCAAGGCCGCCGTCGAGCTGCTGTTCAAGGTCGAGGTCAAGGGCGTGTCCGTGCTCAACACCAAGGGCAAGGAAAAACGCTTCGGCAAGTTCATGGGTCGCCGCGACAACGTGCGCAAGGCCTATGTGCTGCTCAAGGAAGGTCAAGAGCTGAACCTGTCCGGGGAGGCTGCGTAA
- the rplD gene encoding 50S ribosomal protein L4, producing MQLELLNEQGQAASKVDVPETVFDRQYNEALIHQIVVAYRANGRQGTRAQKDRQQVRHSTKKPFKQKGTGNARAGMTSSPLWRGGGRIFPNLPEENFTQKINKKMYRAGMASILSQLAREGRLAVVDSLKLDSPKTKALADKFKAMNLESVMVIADEVDENLYLASRNLKNVFVVEPRYADPVSLVHFKKVLVTKAAIDQLKEMFA from the coding sequence ATGCAGCTCGAACTCCTGAATGAACAAGGCCAGGCTGCGTCCAAGGTGGACGTGCCCGAGACCGTGTTCGACCGTCAATACAACGAAGCCCTGATCCACCAGATCGTCGTCGCCTACCGCGCCAACGGTCGTCAGGGCACGCGCGCGCAAAAAGACCGCCAGCAGGTGCGTCACTCGACCAAGAAGCCCTTCAAGCAAAAGGGCACCGGCAACGCGCGCGCCGGCATGACCTCCTCGCCGCTGTGGCGTGGAGGCGGACGCATCTTCCCGAACCTGCCTGAAGAGAACTTCACGCAGAAGATCAACAAGAAGATGTATCGCGCCGGCATGGCTTCCATCCTGTCGCAGCTGGCCCGCGAAGGCCGTCTGGCAGTGGTGGATTCGCTCAAGCTCGATAGCCCCAAGACCAAGGCGCTGGCCGACAAGTTCAAGGCCATGAACCTGGAGTCCGTCATGGTCATCGCCGACGAGGTCGACGAGAACCTGTACCTGGCGTCGCGCAATCTGAAGAACGTGTTCGTCGTCGAGCCGCGCTACGCCGACCCGGTGTCGCTGGTGCACTTCAAGAAGGTGCTGGTCACCAAGGCCGCCATCGACCAGCTCAAGGAGATGTTCGCATGA
- the rplC gene encoding 50S ribosomal protein L3 has protein sequence MSLSNSLGLLGRKVGMMRLFTDDGQSVPVTVVDVSNNRVTQVKTQTTDGYVALQVAFGARKASRVTKPEAGHLAKAGVEAGEIMREFRVTEETAGKYAAGTQVPVTDVFAVGQKVDVQGTSIGKGYAGTIKRHNFSSQRASHGNSRSHNVPGSIGMAQDPGRVFPGKKMTGHMGDETVTTQNLDVIRIDEARQLLLIKGAVPGSKGGFVTVRPAVKATASKGAN, from the coding sequence ATGAGTCTGAGCAACTCCCTCGGGTTGCTGGGCCGCAAGGTGGGCATGATGCGCCTGTTCACCGATGACGGGCAGTCCGTGCCCGTCACGGTGGTGGACGTGTCCAACAACCGCGTGACCCAGGTCAAAACTCAAACCACCGACGGCTACGTGGCCCTGCAGGTCGCGTTCGGTGCGCGCAAGGCATCGCGCGTGACCAAGCCCGAAGCCGGCCACCTCGCCAAGGCGGGTGTCGAAGCCGGTGAAATCATGCGCGAGTTCCGCGTGACCGAAGAGACCGCCGGCAAGTACGCCGCTGGTACGCAGGTCCCTGTGACCGACGTGTTCGCCGTGGGCCAGAAGGTCGACGTGCAGGGCACTTCGATCGGCAAGGGCTACGCCGGCACCATCAAGCGCCACAACTTCTCCTCGCAGCGCGCGTCGCACGGCAACAGCCGTTCGCACAACGTGCCCGGCTCCATCGGCATGGCCCAGGATCCCGGCCGCGTGTTCCCCGGCAAGAAGATGACCGGCCACATGGGCGACGAGACCGTGACCACGCAGAACCTGGACGTGATCCGCATCGACGAAGCGCGCCAGCTGCTGCTGATCAAGGGTGCAGTGCCCGGCTCCAAGGGTGGCTTTGTCACCGTGCGTCCGGCCGTCAAGGCCACAGCTTCCAAGGGGGCGAACTAA
- the rpsJ gene encoding 30S ribosomal protein S10, whose translation MSKQKIRIRLKAFDYKLIDQSAAEIVDTAKRTGAVVKGPVPLPTRMKRFDILRSPHVNKTSRDQLEIRTHQRLMDIVDPTDKTVDALMKLDLPAGVDVEIKLQ comes from the coding sequence ATGTCCAAGCAAAAAATCCGCATTCGCCTGAAGGCCTTCGATTACAAGCTGATCGACCAGTCCGCCGCCGAGATCGTCGACACCGCCAAGCGCACCGGCGCCGTGGTCAAGGGCCCCGTGCCCCTGCCCACGCGCATGAAGCGTTTCGACATCCTGCGTTCGCCGCACGTCAACAAGACGAGCCGTGACCAGCTGGAGATCCGCACGCACCAGCGCCTGATGGACATCGTCGACCCAACCGACAAGACCGTGGACGCGCTGATGAAGCTCGACCTGCCGGCCGGCGTGGACGTCGAGATCAAGCTGCAGTGA
- the tuf gene encoding elongation factor Tu, with product MAKGKFERTKPHVNVGTIGHVDHGKTTLTAAIATVLGKKFGGEVKSYDQIDNAPEEKARGITINTSHVEYETAARHYAHVDCPGHADYVKNMITGAAQMDGAILVCSAADGPMPQTREHILLARQVGVPYIIVFLNKCDMVDDEELLELVEMEVRELLDKYDFPGDDTPIIRGSAKLALEGDQSDKGEPAVLKLAEALDTYIPTPERAIDGAFLMPVEDVFSISGRGTVVTGRVERGIVKVGEEIEIVGIKDTVKTTVTGVEMFRKLLDQGQAGDNVGLLLRGTKREDVERGQVLCKPGSIKPHTHFTAEVYVLSKDEGGRHTPFFNNYRPQFYFRTTDVTGSIELPADKEMVMPGDNVSITVKLIAPIAMEEGLRFAIREGGRTVGAGVVAKIIA from the coding sequence ATGGCAAAAGGTAAATTCGAGCGGACCAAGCCCCACGTGAACGTGGGCACCATCGGTCACGTGGACCACGGCAAGACGACGCTCACGGCGGCGATCGCCACGGTGCTGGGCAAGAAATTCGGCGGCGAAGTCAAGAGCTACGACCAGATCGACAACGCTCCCGAAGAAAAAGCCCGCGGCATCACCATCAACACCTCGCACGTGGAGTACGAGACGGCTGCACGCCACTACGCCCACGTGGACTGCCCCGGCCACGCCGACTATGTGAAGAACATGATCACCGGTGCCGCCCAGATGGACGGCGCTATTCTTGTGTGCTCGGCCGCTGACGGCCCCATGCCCCAGACGCGTGAGCACATCCTGCTGGCCCGCCAGGTCGGCGTGCCCTACATCATCGTGTTCCTGAACAAGTGCGACATGGTGGACGACGAAGAGCTCCTGGAGCTCGTCGAGATGGAAGTGCGCGAACTGCTGGACAAGTACGACTTCCCCGGCGACGACACCCCCATCATCCGCGGCTCTGCCAAGCTGGCTCTGGAAGGCGACCAATCCGACAAGGGCGAGCCCGCCGTGCTCAAGCTTGCCGAAGCGCTGGACACCTACATCCCCACGCCTGAGCGCGCCATCGACGGCGCCTTCCTGATGCCCGTGGAAGACGTGTTCTCGATCTCGGGCCGCGGCACCGTGGTCACGGGCCGCGTCGAGCGCGGCATCGTCAAGGTCGGCGAGGAAATCGAAATCGTCGGCATCAAGGACACCGTCAAGACCACCGTCACCGGCGTCGAGATGTTCAGGAAGCTCCTGGACCAGGGCCAGGCTGGCGACAACGTGGGCCTGCTCCTTCGCGGCACCAAGCGCGAAGACGTCGAGCGCGGCCAGGTGCTGTGCAAGCCCGGCTCCATCAAGCCGCACACGCACTTCACCGCCGAGGTGTACGTGCTGTCCAAGGACGAGGGCGGCCGCCACACGCCGTTCTTCAACAACTACCGCCCGCAGTTCTACTTCCGCACGACCGACGTCACCGGCTCCATCGAGCTGCCGGCGGACAAGGAAATGGTCATGCCCGGCGACAACGTGTCGATCACCGTCAAGCTGATCGCCCCCATCGCCATGGAAGAAGGCCTGCGCTTTGCCATCCGCGAGGGCGGCCGCACCGTGGGCGCCGGCGTCGTGGCCAAGATCATCGCGTAA